A genomic stretch from Streptomyces sp. QL37 includes:
- a CDS encoding siderophore-interacting protein: protein MTTATAPAVAPFRFFGLTVLRTTGLSPSMRRITFGGPGCDGFVAGGRDQSLSIFLPHPGQTEAVVPVDENGEWFAAWRALPPDVRAVMRSYTVRAQRYAPDGSTEIDIDFALHEDGGPACRWARAATPGQRLTVLGPTGEDNNGIRFQPPQDTGCVLICADETALPAASAALEWLPAGMKARVWLEVPHTQDRLDLRTEADVHITWLVRDEGAPSAVDAVRAATLPEGTPYVWIAGESSGVRALRRHFVREREFDRRRVTFVGYWRRGLSEEQLREEAARVAA, encoded by the coding sequence ATGACGACCGCCACCGCACCCGCCGTCGCCCCCTTCCGGTTCTTCGGCCTGACGGTCCTCAGGACCACCGGACTGAGCCCCTCCATGCGGAGAATCACCTTCGGCGGACCGGGGTGTGACGGCTTCGTCGCCGGGGGCCGGGACCAGAGCCTCTCGATCTTCCTGCCGCACCCAGGCCAGACCGAGGCAGTCGTCCCGGTCGACGAGAACGGTGAGTGGTTCGCGGCCTGGCGGGCCCTGCCCCCGGACGTCCGGGCCGTGATGAGGTCGTACACCGTGCGCGCCCAGCGGTACGCCCCGGACGGCTCGACCGAGATCGACATCGACTTCGCCCTGCACGAGGACGGCGGGCCGGCCTGTCGCTGGGCCCGGGCCGCCACGCCGGGGCAGCGGCTCACCGTGCTGGGCCCCACCGGCGAGGACAACAACGGGATCCGCTTCCAGCCGCCGCAGGACACCGGCTGCGTGCTGATCTGCGCCGACGAGACGGCACTCCCCGCCGCCTCGGCCGCCCTGGAGTGGCTGCCGGCCGGCATGAAGGCCAGGGTCTGGCTGGAGGTCCCGCACACCCAGGACCGGCTGGACCTCCGCACCGAGGCCGACGTCCACATCACCTGGCTCGTACGGGACGAGGGCGCCCCCTCCGCCGTGGACGCCGTGCGCGCCGCCACCCTGCCCGAGGGCACCCCGTACGTCTGGATCGCCGGCGAGTCGTCCGGGGTCAGGGCACTGCGCCGCCACTTCGTGCGGGAGCGGGAGTTCGACCGCAGGCGCGTCACCTTCGTCGGCTACTGGCGGCGCGGGCTGAGCGAGGAGCAGTTGCGGGAGGAAGCGGCGCGGGTGGCCGCGTAA
- a CDS encoding aspartate aminotransferase family protein codes for MRSHLLNHTTAEDYRRSVTAGVEQVAARLASTEQPFTGIGVEALAPVVDAIDLDRPLGDTAAALDELGEVYLRDAVYFHHPRYLAHLNCPVVIPAVVGEAVLSAVNSSLDTWDQSAGGTLIERRLIDWTAARIGLGPAADGVFTSGGTQSNLQALLLAREETKLRPEECTRLRILTSECSHFSVQKSAKLLGLGADSVVSVPVDREKRMRTVALAAALERCESEGTVPMAVVATAGTTDFGSIDPLPEIAALCERYATWMHVDAAYGCGLLASPTRRALVDGIERADSVTVDYHKSFFQPVSSSAVLVRDRATLRHATYHAEYLNPERTVEERIPNQVDKSLQTTRRFDALKLWMTLRTMGADGVGELFDEVCERAAEGWRLLAADPRFDVVVRPRLSTLVFRYVPSHARTAADIDRANLHARKALFASGEAVVAGTKVGDSQYLKFTLLNPETTAADISAVLDLIAGHAEQYLGESLDRAS; via the coding sequence ATGCGTTCCCACCTGCTCAACCACACGACGGCGGAGGACTACCGTCGCTCCGTCACCGCGGGAGTCGAACAGGTCGCGGCCAGACTCGCCTCCACCGAGCAGCCGTTCACCGGCATCGGCGTCGAGGCACTCGCCCCCGTCGTCGACGCCATCGACCTCGACCGGCCGCTCGGCGACACGGCTGCCGCCCTGGACGAGCTCGGCGAGGTCTACCTCCGCGACGCCGTGTACTTCCACCACCCCCGCTATCTCGCCCACCTCAACTGCCCGGTGGTCATCCCCGCCGTGGTCGGCGAGGCCGTGCTCTCCGCGGTCAACTCCTCCCTGGACACCTGGGACCAGAGCGCGGGCGGCACGCTGATCGAGCGCCGGCTGATCGACTGGACGGCCGCCCGCATCGGCCTCGGCCCGGCGGCGGACGGCGTCTTCACCAGCGGTGGCACACAGTCCAACCTGCAGGCGCTGCTGCTGGCCCGCGAGGAGACCAAACTCCGCCCCGAGGAGTGCACCCGGCTGCGGATCCTCACCTCCGAGTGCAGCCACTTCAGCGTCCAGAAGTCGGCCAAACTCCTCGGCCTGGGCGCCGACTCCGTCGTGTCCGTCCCCGTCGACCGCGAGAAGCGCATGCGGACCGTGGCGCTGGCCGCGGCACTCGAACGCTGCGAGTCCGAGGGCACCGTGCCGATGGCGGTCGTCGCCACCGCGGGCACCACGGACTTCGGCTCGATCGACCCGCTGCCCGAGATCGCCGCGCTCTGCGAGCGGTACGCGACCTGGATGCACGTCGACGCCGCCTACGGCTGCGGACTGCTGGCCTCGCCCACCCGGCGCGCACTCGTCGACGGCATCGAGCGCGCCGACTCGGTCACCGTGGACTACCACAAGTCCTTCTTCCAGCCCGTGAGTTCATCCGCCGTGCTGGTCCGCGACCGGGCGACGCTGCGCCATGCGACGTATCACGCGGAGTACCTCAACCCGGAGCGCACCGTCGAGGAACGCATCCCCAACCAGGTGGACAAGTCCCTTCAGACCACGCGCAGGTTCGACGCGCTCAAACTGTGGATGACGCTCCGCACCATGGGCGCGGACGGTGTCGGTGAGCTGTTCGACGAGGTGTGCGAGCGGGCCGCCGAGGGCTGGCGGCTGCTGGCCGCCGACCCGCGCTTCGACGTCGTGGTGCGGCCCCGGCTGTCCACCCTGGTGTTCCGCTACGTCCCGTCCCACGCCAGGACGGCCGCCGACATCGACCGGGCCAACCTCCACGCCCGCAAGGCCCTCTTCGCCTCGGGTGAGGCCGTGGTCGCGGGCACGAAGGTCGGCGACAGCCAGTACCTGAAATTCACCCTGCTCAACCCCGAGACGACCGCGGCCGACATCTCCGCGGTCCTCGACCTGATCGCCGGCCACGCCGAGCAGTACCTGGGAGAGTCCCTTGACCGCGCTTCCTGA
- a CDS encoding IucA/IucC family siderophore biosynthesis protein, translating to MTDRTTLTTTAAVDHLTPERWAVANRLLIRKALAEFSHERLLVPVPLGDGGYSVRGDDGAVEYRFAARRFALDHWQVDAGSITRRRHGSDLPLDALEFFVELRSTLGLSAEILPVYLEEISSTLAGTAYKLTKEPTTAAELAVAGFQAVETGMTEGHPCFVANNGRLGFGVDEYRAYAPEAATGINLVWLAARRERATFTAGAGLDYSTLVAGELSEATLGRFSARMTDLGLDLDDYLLIPVHPWQWWNKLAVTFAGEVAQRHLVCLGEGEDAYLAQQSIRTFFNADHPEKHYVKTALSVLNMGFMRGLSASYMEATPAINDWLAGLIERDELLRGAGFSIIRERAAIGYHHRTYEAATTKGSPYLKMLAALWRESPVPSLAEGERLATMASLIHTDAGGHSVAGALIAESGLAPADWLRRYLDAYLVPVLHSFYAYDLVFMPHGENVILVIEDGVVRRTIFKDIAEEIAVMDPDAVLPPQVERIRADVPEDMKLLSVLTDVFDCFFRFLAADLATEGVLGEEAFWRTVAACVRGYQDSVPYLADKFEQYDMFTEEFALSCLNRLQLRDNQQMVDLEDPAGALQLTGRLRNPIAGY from the coding sequence ATGACCGACCGCACCACCCTCACCACCACCGCAGCCGTCGACCACCTGACCCCGGAGCGCTGGGCCGTCGCCAACCGGCTGCTGATCCGCAAGGCGCTGGCCGAGTTCTCCCACGAACGGCTGCTGGTCCCGGTCCCGCTCGGCGACGGCGGCTACAGCGTGCGCGGTGACGACGGGGCGGTCGAGTACCGCTTCGCCGCCCGCCGCTTCGCACTGGACCACTGGCAGGTGGACGCCGGATCGATCACGCGCCGCCGGCACGGCTCGGACCTGCCGCTGGACGCGCTGGAGTTCTTCGTCGAGCTGCGCTCCACGCTGGGCCTGTCGGCGGAGATCCTTCCCGTCTATCTGGAGGAGATCTCCTCCACGCTGGCCGGAACCGCGTACAAACTGACCAAGGAACCGACCACCGCCGCAGAGCTCGCCGTGGCCGGTTTCCAGGCCGTCGAGACGGGAATGACCGAGGGGCACCCGTGCTTTGTCGCCAACAACGGGCGGCTCGGCTTCGGGGTCGACGAATACCGCGCGTACGCCCCCGAGGCGGCGACCGGAATCAACCTGGTCTGGCTGGCCGCACGGCGCGAACGCGCCACCTTCACCGCGGGTGCCGGGCTGGACTACTCCACCCTCGTCGCCGGCGAGCTGAGCGAGGCGACCCTCGGCAGGTTCTCGGCGCGGATGACGGACCTCGGGCTCGACCTCGACGACTACCTGCTGATCCCCGTCCACCCCTGGCAGTGGTGGAACAAGCTCGCCGTCACCTTCGCCGGGGAGGTGGCCCAGCGGCACCTGGTCTGCTTGGGCGAGGGCGAGGACGCCTATCTGGCCCAGCAGTCGATCCGGACCTTCTTCAATGCCGACCACCCCGAGAAGCACTACGTGAAGACGGCGCTGTCCGTGCTGAACATGGGCTTCATGCGGGGGCTCTCCGCCTCGTACATGGAGGCGACCCCCGCGATCAACGACTGGCTGGCCGGTCTGATCGAGCGCGACGAACTGCTGCGCGGGGCCGGTTTCTCGATCATCCGGGAGCGGGCGGCCATCGGCTACCACCACCGGACCTACGAGGCGGCGACCACCAAGGGTTCCCCGTACCTGAAGATGCTCGCCGCGCTCTGGCGGGAGAGCCCGGTCCCGTCCCTGGCCGAGGGCGAGCGGCTCGCGACGATGGCCTCGCTCATCCACACCGATGCCGGGGGCCACTCGGTGGCGGGCGCGCTGATCGCCGAGTCGGGGCTCGCCCCGGCCGACTGGCTGCGGCGGTACCTGGACGCGTACCTGGTGCCGGTGCTGCACAGCTTCTACGCGTACGACCTGGTGTTCATGCCGCACGGCGAGAACGTGATCCTGGTGATCGAGGACGGCGTGGTGCGCCGGACGATCTTCAAGGACATCGCCGAGGAGATCGCGGTCATGGACCCGGACGCGGTCCTGCCGCCCCAGGTCGAGCGGATCCGCGCGGACGTCCCCGAGGACATGAAGCTGCTGTCGGTCCTCACCGACGTCTTCGACTGCTTCTTCCGCTTCCTGGCGGCGGACCTGGCCACGGAGGGGGTCCTCGGCGAGGAGGCCTTCTGGCGGACGGTCGCCGCGTGCGTGAGGGGCTACCAGGACTCCGTGCCGTACCTCGCCGACAAGTTCGAGCAGTACGACATGTTCACCGAGGAGTTCGCGCTCTCCTGCCTGAACCGGCTGCAGCTGCGTGACAACCAGCAGATGGTCGACCTGGAGGACCCGGCGGGCGCGCTCCAGCTGACCGGAAGGCTGCGGAACCCGATCGCGGGTTACTGA
- a CDS encoding GNAT family N-acetyltransferase, with amino-acid sequence MTSTKPHGTFTVRPMDLSPGRAGRRSDTELVHEWVTHPRAAFWMMGDARLEDVEREYMAIAAHPHHDAFIGLHDGRPAFLMERYDPTEVELKGLYEAEPGDVGMHFLVAPPETPVHGFTRAVITSVMETLFADPQVRRVVVEPDVTNTAVQALNEAVGFEVVREITKPEKQALLSTCTREQFEAATTGADR; translated from the coding sequence ATGACCAGCACGAAACCCCACGGGACGTTCACCGTCCGCCCCATGGACCTCTCCCCCGGCCGGGCGGGCCGGAGGTCCGACACGGAACTGGTGCACGAGTGGGTCACCCACCCCAGGGCGGCCTTCTGGATGATGGGCGACGCCCGGCTGGAGGACGTCGAGCGGGAGTACATGGCGATAGCCGCCCACCCGCACCACGACGCCTTCATCGGGCTGCACGACGGCCGGCCCGCCTTCCTGATGGAGCGCTACGACCCCACCGAGGTCGAGCTCAAGGGGCTGTACGAGGCGGAGCCCGGCGACGTCGGGATGCACTTCCTGGTCGCCCCGCCCGAGACCCCGGTGCACGGCTTCACCCGGGCCGTGATCACCAGCGTCATGGAGACCCTGTTCGCCGATCCGCAGGTCCGCAGGGTCGTCGTCGAACCCGACGTCACCAACACCGCGGTGCAGGCGCTGAACGAGGCGGTCGGCTTCGAGGTGGTCCGCGAGATCACCAAGCCGGAGAAACAAGCCCTGCTCAGCACCTGCACCCGCGAGCAGTTCGAGGCCGCGACCACTGGAGCCGACCGATGA
- a CDS encoding SidA/IucD/PvdA family monooxygenase: MTALPEPLAAPYDFIGIGLGPFNLGLACLTEPVEELNGLFLESKPDFEWHSGMFLEGAHLQTPFMSDLVTMADPTSPYSFLNYLKERGRLYSFYIRENFYPLRTEYNDYCRWAAAKLSSVRFKQTVQSVTYDEGDGLYTVRTADSAFRARHLVLGTGTPPHVPEACRGLGGDFLHNSRYLQEKARLQAKRSITLVGSGQSAAEIYYDLLSEIDVHGYRLNWVTRSPRFFPLEYTKLTLEMTSPEYVDYFHALPEETRYRLESGQKGLFKGIDGELIDSIFDLLYQKNLPGPVPTRLLTNSSLNSARYEESTGTYTLGLRQEEQGRDYELDSEGLILATGYRYAPPAFLEPVTDRIRHDSRGRFDVARNYSIDTTGRGIFLQNAGVHTHSITSPDLGMGAYRNAYIIGELLGREYYPVEKSVAFQEFAA; the protein is encoded by the coding sequence TTGACCGCGCTTCCTGAGCCCCTCGCCGCCCCGTACGACTTCATCGGGATCGGACTCGGCCCGTTCAACCTCGGACTCGCCTGCCTGACCGAGCCCGTCGAGGAGCTGAACGGGCTGTTCCTGGAGTCCAAGCCGGACTTCGAGTGGCACTCCGGGATGTTCCTCGAAGGAGCCCACCTCCAGACGCCGTTCATGTCGGACCTGGTGACGATGGCCGACCCGACCAGCCCGTACTCCTTCCTGAACTACCTGAAGGAGCGGGGCAGGCTCTACTCGTTCTACATCCGGGAGAACTTCTACCCGCTGCGCACCGAGTACAACGACTACTGCCGGTGGGCGGCGGCCAAGCTGAGCAGCGTCCGTTTCAAGCAGACCGTGCAGTCGGTTACGTACGACGAGGGTGACGGTCTGTACACCGTCCGCACCGCCGACAGCGCCTTCCGCGCCCGTCACCTCGTCCTGGGCACCGGCACCCCGCCGCACGTCCCGGAGGCCTGCCGGGGCCTGGGCGGCGACTTCCTGCACAACTCCCGCTATCTCCAGGAGAAGGCGAGACTGCAGGCCAAGAGGTCCATCACGCTGGTGGGCAGCGGGCAGAGCGCGGCGGAGATCTACTACGACCTGCTCTCCGAGATCGACGTGCACGGCTACCGGCTGAACTGGGTGACGCGCTCCCCCCGTTTCTTCCCGCTGGAGTACACCAAGCTCACGCTGGAGATGACCTCACCGGAGTACGTGGACTACTTCCACGCGCTGCCGGAGGAGACGCGCTACCGGCTGGAGTCCGGCCAGAAGGGCCTCTTCAAGGGCATCGACGGCGAGCTGATCGACTCGATCTTCGACCTGCTCTACCAGAAGAACCTGCCGGGCCCCGTCCCCACCCGTCTGCTCACCAACTCCTCGCTGAACAGCGCGCGTTACGAGGAGTCCACCGGCACGTACACGCTGGGCCTCCGCCAGGAGGAGCAGGGCAGGGACTACGAGCTCGACAGCGAGGGCCTGATCCTCGCCACCGGCTACCGGTATGCCCCGCCGGCCTTCCTGGAGCCCGTCACCGACCGGATCCGGCACGACTCCCGGGGCCGTTTCGACGTGGCCCGCAACTACAGCATCGACACCACCGGGCGCGGGATCTTCCTGCAGAACGCCGGGGTGCACACCCACTCGATCACCTCGCCCGACCTGGGCATGGGTGCCTACCGCAACGCGTACATCATCGGCGAACTCCTCGGCCGTGAGTACTACCCGGTCGAGAAGTCCGTCGCCTTCCAGGAGTTCGCCGCATGA